The sequence CAGCATCTGCCGCGCGACTACCCGATCCGTGTCCTCTGCGCCGCCCTGGCGTATCGTCTCTGGCGCAGCGAGGGGCACCTGCCGCGGTACGAGGAGGGCGACAATGCGCTGCGCGTGCAGCGCGTCGGGATTCCGGGTTTTCAGGAGAGCCCTGCGCCACGCGCGCACCAGCCCACACGCTGACCTCCGGGATGTAGGGGCGCAGCATGCTGCGCCCGAGCCCCTACGCCACCATCAGTACGCCCGAGCCTTGGATGCCGTCGTGTTTGAGCGCCTGTAAGGCGCGATTGGCGTCGGAGAGCGGGAAGGGCGTGGTGTGCGGACGGAGCGGGATCTCGGCGGCGATGCGGAGAAGTTCCTCACCATCGGCACGCGTGTTGGCGGTGACGCTGCGCAGGTTCTTCTCGTGGAAGAGATGGCGTTCGTAATTGAGGCTGGGGATATCACTGAGATAGATCCCGGCCAATGCCAACGTCCCTCCCTGATCGAGGGCCTCGAGCGCGGGGAGCACCAGGTCTCCCGCCGGCGCGAACAGCACGGCACTGTCCAACTTCTCTGGCGGTGTGTCGCCCGCGCCGCCGACCCAAGCGGCTCCCAATTCCCGCGCCAGGGCTTGATGCGGTGCGTCGCGCGTCACGACGTACACCGTGCAGCCGAGATGGCGTGCTACTTGGATGGCGATGTGCGCCGACGAGCCGAAGCCATACAGCCCCAGCCGGCATCCAGGCCGCATGTCGGCTCGGCGCAAGGCGCGGTAGCCGATGATACCGGCGCACAGCAACGGGGTTGCCGCGGCGACCCCCAGCGCCGGCGGAATGGCATAGGCGAAATCCTCGCGC is a genomic window of Candidatus Binatia bacterium containing:
- a CDS encoding zinc-dependent alcohol dehydrogenase family protein, yielding MKAQVLTHPAPIDTSPLRLEDLPLPEPQGNEVRVRVEACGICRTDLHVVEGELPPQVEHIVPGHQVVGMVDRCGPHAKRFTEGDRIGIAWLRYTCSTCRYCKAGNENLCPNARFTGWHENGGYAEYAVVREDFAYAIPPALGVAAATPLLCAGIIGYRALRRADMRPGCRLGLYGFGSSAHIAIQVARHLGCTVYVVTRDAPHQALARELGAAWVGGAGDTPPEKLDSAVLFAPAGDLVLPALEALDQGGTLALAGIYLSDIPSLNYERHLFHEKNLRSVTANTRADGEELLRIAAEIPLRPHTTPFPLSDANRALQALKHDGIQGSGVLMVA